The Oncorhynchus tshawytscha isolate Ot180627B linkage group LG30, Otsh_v2.0, whole genome shotgun sequence genome includes a region encoding these proteins:
- the sart1 gene encoding U4/U6.U5 tri-snRNP-associated protein 1 yields the protein MGSSKKHKEKGRDKDAEERHREHKKHRHKERERDKERNVTREREKRKRSRSKERSGRGSEREGRSKGERSAGEPRVKKEKVEAGYQESPGIGPQSASGDASLSIEETNKLRAKLGLKPLEMTDTTKELGTKEQPMVAETINPVYIKQQNEMREKLAAMKEKRLLNKKLGKVKTLAEGDWLDDTVAWVERSRKMAKEKELAEKRAKLLQEMDEEFGVSNLVDEEFGQTKKAAYSSRDLKGLTVQHRMESFNEGETVILTLQDQGVLEEEGDVLVNVGLVDKEKAEKNVELKKKKPDYKAYEEDESVDDMATFKPRTVLGKYDEEIDGEKKKSFQLSKGGCAEGERERELQAIRETLRNQAQSLEMPALAIASEYYTPQEMVGFKKTKQRVRKIRKKALPDELQLDDTRNTDFGSRVRGRGRRQLDEGQEVSKEGVIIPGLDVPQQSDDIRMADMDISDDEDFIPTELAVLEEDEAEQDLQKQLEKQRKLKQKQLEKQRKLKQKQLLQDSGEKVAEQVPWLARVDGSDDEDNKNNLNIVFNATSEFCRTLGDIPTYGLSGNREDQEDIMDFEQEAARDGAGGSDSDEDENVGWSIVNVDEEQKQPDFSTASTTILDEEPIVSSGLAAALALCKNKGLLDTQMQKISRVRAPTGALPNDNYSIEDKMTIDDKYSRREEYRGFTQDFKEKDAYKPDVKIEYVDESGRKLTPKEAFRQLSHRFHGKGSGKMKTERRMKKLEEEALLKKMSSSDTPLGTVALLQEKQKSQKTPYIVLSGSGKSMNANNITK from the exons ATGGGGTCGTCGAAGAAACATAAGGAGAAAGGGCGTGATAAGGATGCAGAAGAGCGTCACCGCGAACACAAAAAACACCGTCACAAGGAGCGGGAGAGGGACAAGGAACGAAATGTCAcccgagagagggagaagaggaaacgGTCCAGATCGAAGGAAAGGAGCGGACGGGGTTCCGAGAGAGAAGGTCGCAGTAAAGGCGAAAGGAGTGCTGGGGAGCCTCGCGTAAAGAAAGAAAAAGTGGAGGCCGGATATCAAGAGAGTCCAG GAATTGGACCACAGTCTGCAAGTGGAGATGCCTCACTTAGCATTGAAGAGACAAA CAAGCTGAGGGCCAAGCTTGGTCTGAAGCCTCTGGAAATGACTGACACAACTAAAG AGCTCGGTACGAAGGAGCAGCCAATGGTTGCGGAGACGATCAATCCTGTGTACATCAAACAGCAGAACGAGATGAGGGAGAAACTGGCGGCTATGAAGGAGAAGAGGCTCCTCAATAAGAAACTGGG GAAAGTGAAGACTTTAGCAGAGGGAGACTGGCTGGACGACACTGTAGCTTGGGTGGAGAGGAGCCGGAAGATGGCCAAAGAAAAAGAACTGGCAGAGaagaga GCCAAACTTCTGCAGGAGATGGATGAGGAGTTTGGTGTGAGCAATCTGGTGGATGAGGAGTTTGGCCAGACCAAGAAG GCCGCTTACAGTTCTCGGGACCTAAAGGGTCTCACTGTACAGCATAGGATGGAGTCATTTAATGAAGGGGAAACTGTCATCCTCACACTGCAAGACCAAG GTGTGCTTGAAGAGGAGGGTGATGTACTTGTAAACGTGGGTCTAGTGGACAAAGAAAAGGCTGAGAAGAATGTGGAGttgaagaagaaaaagcctgATTACAAAGCTTACGAAGAGGATGAGAGTGTCGATGACATGGCTACG TTCAAGCCGCGCACTGTGCTGGGCAAGTATGATGAGGAGAttgatggagagaagaagaagagtttCCAGCTGAGCAAAGGGGGCTGTGCTGAGGGGGAACGGGAACGGGAGCTGCAGGCCATCCGGGAGACCCTGAGGAACCAGGCCCAGTCCCTGGAGATGCCTGCTCTCGCTATTGCCTCAGAGTACTACACACCACAGGAGATG GTGGGCTTTAAGAAGACCAAGCAGCGCGTCAGGAAGATCAGGAAGAAGGCGTTGCCTGACGAGCTCCAACTAGACGACACGCGCAACACCGACTTCGGCTCCAG ggTTCGGGGTCGGGGTCGCAGGCAGTTGGATGAGGGCCAGGAGGTGTCAAAGGAGGGTGTCATCATACCGGGACTAGATGTACCCCAACAGTCTGATGACATCAGGATGGCAGACATGGACATCAGTGACGATG AGGACTTCATCCCCACTGAGCTGGCTGTGCTGGAGGAGGACGAGGCAGAGCAAGATCTGCAGAAGCAGCTGGAGAAGCAGAGGAAGCTCAAACAGAAGCAGCTGGAGAAGCAGAGGAAGCTCAAACAGAAGCAGCTGCTCCAAGACTCTGGGGAAAAG GTGGCAGAGCAGGTCCCATGGCTTGCAAGAGTGGACGGCAGTGACGACGAAGACAACAAGAACAACCTGAACATTGTATTTAACGCCACCTCTGAGTTCTGCAGAACTCTGGGTGACATCCCCACCTACGGTCTGTCAGGAAACAGAGAGGACCAGGAGGATATCATG GATTTCGAACAGGAGGCGGCGAGAGATGGGGCCGGAGGATCAGACTCGGATGAGGATGAGAACGTTGGCTGGAGCATCGTCAACGTGGATGAGGAACAGAAGCAGCCTGAT TTCTCCACAGCATCAACCACCATCCTGGATGAAGAACCCATTGTCAGCTCTGGGCTGGCTGCCGCCTTGGCGCTGTGCAAGAATAAGG GTCTCTTGGACACTCAAATGCAGAAGATATCCCGTGTCCGTGCTCCTACTGGTGCCCTGCCCAATGATAACTACAGCATTGAGGACAAGAT GACTATAGATGACAAGTACAGTCGGAGGGAGGAATATAGAGGCTTCACCCAGGACTTCAAGGAGAAGGACGCCTACAAGCCGGACGTCAAGATTGAGTATGTGGATGAATCTGGGCGGAAGCTCACTCCCAAAGAG GCTTTCCGGCAGCTCTCACATCGGTTCCATGGGAAGGGGTCTGGCAAGATGAAGACTGAGAGGAGGATGAAAAAGCTGGAAGAGGAAGCG CTGCTGAAGAAGATGAGCAGTAGTGATACCCCTCTAGGAACGGTCGCTTTGCTTCAGGAGAAACAGAAGTCACAAAAAACACCTTACATTGTTCTGAGTGGGAGTGGGAAGAGCATGAATGC AAACAACATCACCAAATAG